The Polymorphobacter megasporae genome window below encodes:
- the fabZ gene encoding 3-hydroxyacyl-ACP dehydratase FabZ, with product MGLIPHRFPMLLVDRVEDIVRDRSARGIKAVSINEPFFAGHFPGRPIMPGVLIVEALAQTAGVLAILSMDLQGSGKLVYFMAIEEAKFRAPVEPGCLLDLNVEFIQRRATVCKFAGRATVSGKVVAEARFTAMIADPPA from the coding sequence ATGGGGCTGATCCCGCATCGCTTCCCGATGCTGCTCGTCGACCGAGTCGAGGACATCGTCCGCGACCGGTCGGCTCGCGGGATCAAAGCGGTGTCGATCAACGAGCCGTTTTTCGCTGGGCACTTTCCGGGACGTCCGATCATGCCCGGCGTTCTCATCGTCGAGGCGCTGGCGCAAACCGCCGGCGTCCTTGCCATCCTGTCGATGGACCTGCAGGGCAGCGGCAAGCTCGTCTATTTCATGGCGATCGAGGAAGCGAAGTTTCGCGCTCCCGTCGAACCCGGTTGCCTGCTTGATCTCAACGTCGAGTTCATCCAGCGCCGCGCGACGGTCTGCAAGTTCGCCGGTCGCGCAACCGTCAGCGGCAAGGTCGTCGCCGAAGCGCGATTTACCGCGATGATCGCCGATCCGCCTGCATAG
- a CDS encoding MFS transporter: MATQLATGTGDVALHPQRDRLIIVASSLGTIFEWYDFFVYGTLAALLGRLFFPSDNPTAGLLLSLATFGAGFGVRPIGALIFGVLGDRIGRKHTFLATITLMGIATALVGFLPTFTEVGIWAPALLVGLRLLQGLALGGEYGGAAIYVAEHAPKGRRGFFTSFIQASVVGGFLLSLMVVLGTTALVGKNAFAAWGWRIPFIVSLLLLAISLYIRLKLRESPIFMAMKAKGKTSANPLRETFGTPGNVRLLFVALFGIAAGLTVIWYTAQFSVLYFLQQTALVDETDAKLLCGATALLSAPFFVLSGHLSDRWGRRPMIIGGYGLTLLLLFPLFHLLSSAANPTLAKASAAAPIIVTGVLCHYDPFAHKQDTACGEAMQYFSARGIGFHRHESGSLPLRITVGGTIAVDLDSVGGQFDKAAVEAALAKAGYPTKDNPGPRNNLLIVATGLALGILSAMTYGPVAAVLVELFPARIRYTSMSIPYHIGTGYFGGFLPLISQFIIARTGDPFGGLWYTFAVVAVAFVVTLFALPETKDRDIC, encoded by the coding sequence ATGGCGACGCAGCTTGCGACGGGAACGGGGGATGTCGCTCTTCATCCGCAACGCGACCGCCTGATCATCGTCGCGTCGTCGCTCGGCACGATCTTCGAATGGTATGATTTCTTCGTCTACGGGACACTGGCAGCGCTCCTCGGGCGTTTGTTCTTTCCGAGCGACAATCCGACCGCAGGGCTCTTGCTCAGCCTTGCAACCTTCGGTGCCGGCTTTGGCGTCCGGCCGATCGGCGCGTTAATTTTCGGGGTCCTCGGCGACCGTATCGGGCGCAAGCACACTTTCCTCGCCACGATCACGCTGATGGGTATCGCGACTGCGCTCGTCGGCTTTCTGCCGACCTTCACTGAAGTAGGCATCTGGGCGCCGGCGTTGCTCGTCGGACTTCGCCTTTTGCAGGGACTGGCACTCGGCGGGGAGTATGGTGGCGCGGCGATCTACGTCGCCGAGCACGCCCCGAAAGGCCGCCGTGGCTTCTTCACGAGCTTCATTCAGGCGTCGGTCGTCGGCGGGTTTCTCCTGTCGCTGATGGTCGTTCTCGGGACGACGGCGCTCGTCGGAAAGAATGCGTTCGCAGCGTGGGGCTGGCGCATTCCTTTCATTGTTTCGCTCCTGCTGCTCGCAATATCGCTCTATATCCGGCTCAAGTTGCGCGAGAGCCCGATTTTCATGGCAATGAAGGCTAAGGGCAAGACGAGCGCAAACCCTCTGCGTGAGACCTTCGGTACCCCAGGCAACGTCCGCTTGCTGTTCGTCGCGCTCTTCGGGATCGCCGCCGGGTTGACCGTAATTTGGTACACCGCGCAATTCTCGGTGCTGTATTTTCTCCAGCAGACTGCTCTCGTCGACGAGACCGACGCGAAGCTGTTGTGCGGTGCCACTGCGTTGCTTTCAGCGCCGTTCTTCGTACTTTCCGGACACCTGAGCGACCGCTGGGGGCGCCGGCCGATGATCATCGGCGGCTACGGCCTGACCCTGCTGTTGCTGTTTCCGCTATTCCATTTGCTTTCGAGCGCAGCGAACCCAACGCTGGCGAAGGCCTCGGCCGCCGCGCCGATCATCGTGACCGGGGTCCTTTGCCATTATGATCCTTTCGCTCACAAACAGGACACCGCGTGCGGCGAGGCGATGCAGTATTTCTCAGCGCGCGGGATCGGCTTTCACCGACACGAATCGGGAAGCCTGCCACTGCGCATTACGGTCGGGGGCACGATTGCGGTCGACCTCGACAGCGTCGGCGGGCAGTTCGACAAGGCAGCAGTCGAGGCAGCGCTCGCCAAAGCCGGTTACCCGACCAAGGACAACCCGGGGCCGCGTAACAACCTGCTCATCGTCGCCACCGGGCTGGCGCTCGGGATCCTGTCGGCGATGACCTATGGTCCCGTCGCGGCGGTACTCGTGGAGCTGTTTCCGGCGCGCATCCGCTACACCTCGATGTCGATCCCGTATCATATCGGAACGGGCTACTTCGGCGGCTTCCTGCCGCTGATCTCGCAGTTCATCATCGCCCGAACCGGCGACCCATTCGGTGGCCTGTGGTATACGTTCGCGGTAGTTGCAGTGGCCTTCGTCGTGACGTTATTCGCGCTGCCGGAAACCAAGGATCGCGATATCTGCTAA